Within the Cinclus cinclus chromosome 27, bCinCin1.1, whole genome shotgun sequence genome, the region ACCAAACCGCCCCAAACCTCATCCTGGATGGCTGAGGTCCATGATACAAAAACATAGCTATAAACCAACAGAAAACAGCTGGCTTTAGGGCGATTCATTTGGCTTTAAACATTACTTCCCACCTAGAAAAGCTGAGGTTTTCAAGCAGCCTGTCACTCACAGCATCGATCTCGTTGAGGATCTTCCACTGCTCGTACAGCACGCCCAGGGACTCGGCTGTCTGGATTGTCCTCTTCAGCTGGCTCGTCCACACCTTCAGGTCCACGATCTCCTGCTCCTCGATGAACTTCTTCAGCGCCTGGGAAAACTGGGGAGAAAAATTCCAGGGAGGTTAGGAGGGTGATGCCTTGTTGAGCTccctaaaaacagaggccagatAAAATTGAGAGAATAAAAGCAGTTGGATTTACTGAAGGaccttcaggtacattttgggcagacaaagccccccCAGGGGCTACATCCAAAATGGACAACGGGTCAtgggttttcacacttttataagtttggtccacttgcatattggggttaattgtcaaattacagcttcaggtcacAAAGTCCCATCGTCCTGGTCTGCTCCCTTCAATTTACCATCGTTTCTGATTTTGGGGTAATGGGAAAGCTcaagctggaaaaggattgttttgtctaaccacCCTGCGAAGAGAACTTGAATATGAAGCTCAGAGTCCCCCACCAAGTCAGCAGAGAACCTGAGAAACACGAAAGCTAAATCTTGAAGGCATCCTCTGTATTAGGCAGCCACCCCAAGGCATCAGCCCCAGCTTGCACggcacaggcacagccccaggaggggctgctgggcaCGTACCTGCTTCCCCCGGGCTGACCCGTACCTGCTTCCCCCGGGCTGACCCGTACCTGCTTCCCCCGGGCTGACCCGTACCTGCTTCCCCCGGGCTGACCCGCACCTGCTTCCCCTGGGCTGACACGCACCTGCTTCCCCCGGGCTGACCCGTACCTGCTTCCCCCGGGCTGACCCGTACCTGCTTCCCCCGGGCTGACCCGTACCTGCTTCCCCCGGGCTGACACGTACCTGCTTCCCCCGGGCTGACACGTACCTGCTTCCCCCGGGCTGACACGCACCTGCTTCCCCCGGGCTGACCCGTACCTGCTTCCCCCGGGCTGACCCGTACCTGCTTCCCCCGGGCTGACTCGTACCTGCTTCCCCCGGGCTGACCCGTACCTGCTTCCCCCGGGCTGACACGTACCTGCTTCCCCCGGGCTGACACGTACCTGCTTCCCCCGGGCTGACAGGCCGGAGTCCCCCCCGATCCTGCCCACGAGGTTGTACTCGCTCTCCCCGTGCCGGCACAGGTAGATGGTGCGAGGCTGCACGTGGATGTTCATCAGGTAATAAACGATTTTACTCTGGATGTAGTCCTGGACTCGGTTGACCAGGAACCGCTGGCCCACATTGATGACTTTAATGAAGGAAAGATCTCTGGAGTCGACATAAAATAAGAATGCCCACATGGATGGTTTTAAAAACGAGGCATGAGCACCTGCGGGTtcacccagctgctcctcctctaagaaaggcaggacaggcTCTGAACTGCTGTGCTTAAAAATCCTGTCCTGGGAAGGTggggaggctctggcacagggtggctgcccctggatccctggcagtgtccaaggccaggctggacagggcttggagcagcctgccatggtggaaggtgtcctgcccACGGCTCTTAGGGAAGGGCTTTGAGATCCCTCCcgacccaaaccatcctgtgattctgcagcacacagagaaaaatcccTTCAAATCTCACTTGGGAGCTGTGATTCACCTGCACACAGTCACACCTGAGGAGAGCAGAGGTGTTGGAGCCCCAGACAGCAAAGCAGCTCATGTGCCAAGGACAAAGTGCACCTCAGGGATTTGCTTACTTGTCGTTAGCATCCGGGTCCAGAGGCTGGTAGGTGACCTTGTAGCACTCGATCCTCTTCAGGAAATCATCCATCACGTTCTCCCGGTGCCTCTCTGGGTAGTCAGGGCTGGAAACCTTCACCTCCTGCCCAACAGACAGAGTGAGTTAAAGCAGACTCAAGAGGGAACAAAAGCAAGGATGAATAACATTATTCCCCTCTTTCGAAACAAATCCACATTGTTTAACGCTGCCCTGAGGAAAAACCTGCTCCTGGAGAGGAAACAAAGGGCGACTCTTCAGGCTCTGCGGCGCTTGGCCCTGACAAACAGCGCTGGCTccaagctctgcctgccctccctccctctccaggACAGCGCCTCAAGGTCACCCATTCCCTGGCTCCATTTGATTTCCACATTCTCACATAACGGCATCTCTGGCTTTTAATAAACCTGCAAATCCCAGCTGCTTATTCTGCAGGTGAAACGTGAGAGGGAGGCGTTTACAGAGCTCCCCGTGAGCTCCCCGAGCCCGTGACCTTGAGTTCCCCCAGCCTGGGAAGGGCAGCACGCACCAGGATATTGGCAGCGATCACCTCTGGATCATCACAGACAGATTCCACGAAAAACacctggggacaaggcagggatgCACATTTCAGAGTCAAAACTCGAGAGCTCCTGCACCGGGGAGCCACAATGTCCCTCAGGGTAGCCACTGCAAATTAAACACACAATTAAAGCACTACCTTGAAAGAGTTTTCCTTGGCAAAATTTAAGATCAGGTCCCGTCGTTCCCGAGTCGTGTTGGTCGCATCAAACACCTGGCAGAAAATGAGGAAGGAGCACTGAGCAAGTTTATCCAAAAACTTTGAAACCTCAGCCCCACATCAGGTCCCCGAACACTCCAGGCAGCTCTGAACTGCCCTGATGTAAAACTATTTTTAGTGCAGAGGATCTTACAGCTATTTGCCCACACTCCTCCAAGAGATAAGACTTCACATCTTCCAGAGCCACCAAGGCACAGCGTCTGCAGGACAGAAATAGGGATGGTCACGGCTAATGGAAAGCATTCCCACAGCAAAGCTTCTGAGCCAGCAGGGAAGGATTCAAACAACTCCCTCCCACCCTTGAACCCTTCTAAGAGCCCCAGAGATCTTGGGGTACCCCCACCTGAGCTTTGTGCCAGCCCCAGACTCCCACACCCATCCCTGGCAGGATCCCTGCACAGGCTGTGCTGTTCCTTCTCCCTTCCACAGGCACTCAGGGTTATTTTctgctgctcacacacacagcctGCCAAGACTTCggtgcccccagccctccacGGACCGTGACAGGGACTCACTTGCGGATTTCCATGGCCTCTTTGTTGTCGTGCCTGAAGAAGTCGTAGGACTTGTAGGACTTCACGGCCTCGCGCCGGTACACCCCTAAATTAAACACTTCACACACGGGAGAGGAGAGCGTGAGAGGAGAGCATTTCACTGGCAGGTGTCACAGCACGGGGCAGGGAtgtccccacacacacacacacacacaccccccaccTTTGGTGGGCACCCCGATCCAGTTGAGGTAGCGGGTGAGCTTTTTGGACATGTAGGTCTTGCCCCGCGCAGGCAGCCCGATCATCACGATCAGCGTCGGGGAGTTGGTCATGTAGGAAGCCCatgctgcaaaaataaaaccccaaaccaccccaaaacagcATCAGCGGCGCTGCAGAGCACAAAGCGAGACCCAGCCCAGCGTCATCCCAGCTCCCGGTGGATAAAGCACCTCCGTGCATCTCGCGTTGTGTCCTTGCCCTTCATGAGCTGCTGTGACCACTCCGTGGTCTCCCAGGTGTTTGTGAACGAGGCGGAACGGCAGCACCGCTGCCTAATGGGGCTTTTAGCGTTAAAAGCATTTACCGCCCGGGCAGCAGCCGTCAAGGGCGAACCAAAGATGCTTTTAACAAAACGGTCACGTTCTCTCAGCAAACAGCCCGAGCAAGCTCTGAAAACGCCCGTGGAGAGGCAGATTCGGGGGGAAAGGCACGGGATGGGGATGGATGCAGCACCAGGGAGGCCGCGGGCCAGAGGGACACGGTACCGGCGGGCGGGACAGCCAGGACCGGCAGCGGGACGGGGAGGCGAGGTTCGGGGCAAACGCGCTCAGCCTTATCGCCCTCCCCACATCTCTATAATTTCTTTAAGGACACGGAACGCGCATCCTcccgccggggccgggggtACTCACAGCACTGCTTCTCGCCTGCCCTGCCCCGCGgggccccggggcagccccgcggCACCGCTGACATGGCTCCGCGCCTCTCCGCGCGCCCCGCGGCATGCAAACCGCGTGCAAATCACATGCAAATGACCGGCGGAGCTCGCACACGGCGGAGCGGGGACGGAAGCCGGGTCCCGGCAACCGCACACGCGGGAAAaggggcgcggcggggcgggaaAACGGGCCCGCGTCACGCGCGCGGGGGCGCGCGCTCTATGCAAACGAGGCCGGGGGGAACCGCGCGCTGTATGCAAATGAGGCCGGGGGGCGGTGGGCGGGGCGAGAGGGGGAGCGGAGCGCGCGCGCCATGCAAATTAGGTCGGCCGGTGATGACAGAGGAGGCGGAGCTCGAGCTTTTATGCAAATCAGATGGGAGGCAATCGCCGGGGAAGGGACGGGACGGGACCTCACGGCGACACCTTGCGTTATGCAAATGAATGAAGATGGATGCATGCAAATTAAGCGGGCGGCGTCGTCCTCTTTATGCAAATGAGACTCCCGGAGGGTTGTACCGATGGCACGCGCGCGGCGTCCGGCTCTATGCAAATGAACCGCGAGCTATGCAAATGAGAGGGCGCTCCGATTGGCCGCCCGCTGGGGGCGAGGCGCGGCGAGTTCTCGCGAGAGCGGTGGGGAGGGGGGCGCGGGCCGGAAGCGGAAGCGGCGGCGGCCGGTGCGGCGGCGGCCCCAGGATGCTGCGGCTGCGCTGCAAGGCCCGGAGCGGCTCGCACGCGCTGCCGGGGCTGTCGCCGCACTCCCGCCTCCGCGACATGCAGGCCGCGCTCGCCGCGCTCACCGGAGTGCCCGCGCCCGCGCAGCGCCTCCTGCACGGCTTCCCGCCGCGCAGCCTCGACCTCAGCGACGGCGAGAGGCGGCTCGGCGAGCTCGGCATCCACTCGGGTGAGGGCCCCGCGGGGAGGAGGGCGGGGGCGGCGCTTTGTGGGTTCTGCCGCCCCGCCGGCCGCAATTATGTTAATTAAAGAGGCCGTGGCGCACACGCCCCTCATCAAGCGGCGGTCGGGCCGGTTCCTGCTCCCGGGGGAGGTGTCAGCACCCGGCTCGGTGCCGGTGGTGCTTTGGCTACGTCCCGGGCGTCCGGAGGGAGAAGCGCGCGGGGCTGGAGGGGCCGGGGACCGGGCCACGCCAGGTGAGTCCCGCGGGGACCGTTGCGGTGCCACCGGCTGTTGCTGAGGCTGTTTCCCAGCAGGACACCGAGCTGCGGGAAACGGGCGGAGCTGTCCGTGGTCAGGttgggtttggagcagcctgggctagcAGCTTTGGCAAGGGTGGGAATGGGTGGTGTTTAAAACCCCAGATCGTTCCACGATTCTCTTCTGTGATCCTCAGCAATGACAGCACAGCCACGTTGTTGTGTttaaggagcagcagcagcttgagGTCCCCCCTTTATGTCCCTCTGACCTGTCCCTCCTCCTGTCTGGCAGGTGACACTCTCATAGTGGAAGAAGACACATCCAAACCCGAGCCTGGGTCGCCCGTGGTCGCCAAAAAAGCAATGTCCCACCCTGTCAGGGAAGCCGTGCCCGTGCTGGCCAGGAGGGTGGTGCCAGCAGACAATTCCTGCCTGTTCACCAGCGTGTCCTACGTGGTGGAGGGCGGCGTGTACGACCCCGGCTGCGCCCCCGAAATGCGCAACCTCATTGCCCAGATCGTGGCCAGCGACCCCGAGTCCTACTGCGAGGCGGTGCTGGGCAAAACCAACAGGGAATACTGTGACTGGATCCGCAGGGAGGAGACCTGGGGAGGAGCCATCGAGGTGTCCATCCTGTCCAAGTTCTACCAGTGCGAGATCTGCGTGGTGGACACGCAGACCGTGCGCATCGACCGCTTCGGGGAGGACGCGGGCTACAGCAAGCGCGTGCTGCTCATCTACGACGGGATCCACTACGACCCCCTGGAGCGCCGCGTGCCCGGCTCGGACGTTCCCCCCCAGACGATTTTTCCCAGCAGCGATGACGTGGTGCTGGCGCAGGCTCTGGAGCTGGCGGATGAGGCGCGCAGGAAGAGGCAGTTCACGGATGTGAATCGCTTCGCCCTGCGCTGCATGGTGTGCCAGAAGGGACTGACGGGACAGCTGGAGGCCAGGGAGCACGCCAAGGAGACTGGACACGCCAACTTCGGGGAGGTGTGAGCTCAGCACGAGGAGGGTGCCATCGACTACCTCACCGCTCCGGAATCAAATTCTGGAGTCTCAGATAAGCTGTTTGTAATCATAAAATTCCGTTCACAGAGCTTGAAAAGCGAATTAACTTAATGGTGGCCAACGCACAGGATTGGGAATAGGGGATTGGGAATAAGGATGGCACTTGGGCAGGTGGTGGACGGTGGCAGACACACCTTGATTTCATCaccttctgtgtgtgtgtgtgtgtttgtgtgagaTCTGGGCAGacagacagagccaggctcGTCCAACACTGGTGTAAAATCCACCTCGGAGGTGCTGAATGTACATTTTCAGGGTAATTCAATTAATCCGAGGCTTTGGGAAACACACGTATCAGCATCATTTAcactgagaaaagggaaaaaaacaacccccaacactgaGAATTAGGCTCTGCACACATGAGTAGCTCTCAAAGGGGAAGCTGCTCTTGTGGTGCATGATTTATAATGGAAATATCAAGTCCAATATCAAAATACAATTTGTGGTGAAAAGAGGGTCTCTGAGCTGCCCTGTACCATCAGGAATAAACTGTGTAGTTTGTGTGCCGAGAACTTTAGGGAAAGCAATGGCCTCTAAGCTTTAAGGTAGCCTTTAAATTAATGAGTAGATGGATAAGTGTTGAATAAAACTTATTAATCCTCCCTAGGTAGTTTTTAGTTGCTTGAAAAATAACTCTCAGCCCCCTGGTGTTTACACTGCATCAGAGCATAAGCATGTTTCCTGGAATAGTTGGGATTCTTCTTCATAATAGCATTTGAAATTCCTGCAAGAGGGAAGTGAGTAGTTAGGGAAGTGACTTAATTTGCATCTGTTAAATACATTGAATATTTTACTTGAGTAGAGCCAATCACGGCCATGGTGTTACTGAGCTGTTCCAGTTTCCAGATACTGTAAATGAGCACTTTAAGGTTGAGTTCTCACTCTTTGCTGGTAAAAAGTTTTGCCCTCTGAAGGCCAGAGCCACAAGGGAGGCTTGAAATTCCATCTGCTTTCTGCCTTAATGTGTTTGGTTTGTCACCAGTGACTGTGGAGTATCAACACTTTCATTGTGATAATGAAGGGTGCAGCTGAATAGTCAGAACAAAATAAGCTGGGGAAAGTGCCCCACTCCTTGGACTGTTCAGAATCAGGGAAGGTGAAATTGGTGTAATTGGAATATCTTACCTCACAGTGGGGTTGTGAAGTTTAACAGCCAAGTGCTTTTGAGGGCTTTTAAAAGGTGCTGTAAAGGTGCATATTACTGAAGGGgatttatgttgtttttttttttttcttttgaaatgccttgtttcttgaattttaaaatatcctttgCCTGCCATTCTTCTGTTCCTGTTTTGAGTGACCTTCTTTGCACTTTTAGACTGGGGAACAAGAACATGCATCTTCGGACTGAGGCAGAAATAAACCCACTTTCCACGTGGAACCTAAAACCCAGTTTGAAAGGCCTCTGTTCCCTCAGGCACCTGACCAAACTGGTGCAGCCACACCACCTTTTCTGCAAAAATCCTATTTCGAGTTCTCAGCAGAGGCTCCCAGTTGGATCTTGAAATACAGGAGGGTTTTACTGAAGAAAGAACATAATTACAAAAGTGCTTTGCTGACTTAAGGCATGAATAATTAAACAGCCTAGACTCACCCAGAGCACTATGGACCAGGTTTGTTTTTAGTTCAGTATTAAAACACACATTAGCACTGTTGGGAGTTCCCTATAGAAAGCCACTTAGCTTCCAGTGTTAAACCCTGCTCTGCTTGTAGCCTGtcattaggaaaagaaaataaaacccccGAAAAACCCAACATTAAACCCAGCCCTGTAGAAGCTGATGCTTAAAAACCTCCAGAAATACCTGCCAGTTCAAAGGAACTGAAGATTACACTGTGTTAGAACTACTTGAGCTGAAATACTGGCTAGGAAGGAGACCAAGAGACTGGCAAGCCCCAGGTGTGCTCTCAGCTTTCCCAGGGGAGCAGGGACGTGCCTGGGccaaggagctgctcctcccccTTTGCCATCTGTCCCATGGACACAATACCTACCTCACAGAGGTGCCCCACGTGTCTTTGGGTGTCTTTGAAACACAAGTGCAAGATCCgtatttattttctgccttgACTTTGGGGAGCAACCCTTAGATTTTAGCTTTGTGTTCTGGATGGATTTCTCCAAGTgtataaagctttttttttttttttttttttttttggtcttttccCTGGTATTTCTCAGTTTCAGTATTTGAAAAATGAGCTTTATTTAATCCAGAGTGTTGAGCTGTGCTAGATCATGTTTGCACTGGGAACCTGCTAACAGAGAATCAGTTCCATTGGAGGGAgatgtgtcactgtcactgcttggatgttttcttttgttgcctagaaaataaaatctctttggttaaaaaaataaaacacctgtAATTCGTGGTTGTAAAGGTTGGTATTGTTATAGGCCGACAAAGAAGAAGTCCTTGGTACTG harbors:
- the PFKFB2 gene encoding 6-phosphofructo-2-kinase/fructose-2,6-bisphosphatase 2 isoform X1, with amino-acid sequence MSAVPRGCPGAPRGRAGEKQCSWASYMTNSPTLIVMIGLPARGKTYMSKKLTRYLNWIGVPTKVFNLGVYRREAVKSYKSYDFFRHDNKEAMEIRKRCALVALEDVKSYLLEECGQIAVFDATNTTRERRDLILNFAKENSFKVFFVESVCDDPEVIAANILEVKVSSPDYPERHRENVMDDFLKRIECYKVTYQPLDPDANDKDLSFIKVINVGQRFLVNRVQDYIQSKIVYYLMNIHVQPRTIYLCRHGESEYNLVGRIGGDSGLSARGKQFSQALKKFIEEQEIVDLKVWTSQLKRTIQTAESLGVLYEQWKILNEIDAGVCEEMTYAEIEAKYPEEFAMRDQEKYLYRYPGGESYQDLVQRLEPVIMELERQGNVLVISHQAVMRCLLAYFLDKSADELPYLRCPLHTILKLTPVAYGCKVETITLNVEAVNTHRDKPSLNSVSFAAPLWLHLFQNNSQTLLNTC
- the YOD1 gene encoding ubiquitin thioesterase OTU1 isoform X2; protein product: MLRLRCKARSGSHALPGLSPHSRLRDMQAALAALTGVPAPAQRLLHGFPPRSLDLSDGERRLGELGIHSGDTLIVEEDTSKPEPGSPVVAKKAMSHPVREAVPVLARRVVPADNSCLFTSVSYVVEGGVYDPGCAPEMRNLIAQIVASDPESYCEAVLGKTNREYCDWIRREETWGGAIEVSILSKFYQCEICVVDTQTVRIDRFGEDAGYSKRVLLIYDGIHYDPLERRVPGSDVPPQTIFPSSDDVVLAQALELADEARRKRQFTDVNRFALRCMVCQKGLTGQLEAREHAKETGHANFGEV
- the YOD1 gene encoding ubiquitin thioesterase OTU1 isoform X1, coding for MLRLRCKARSGSHALPGLSPHSRLRDMQAALAALTGVPAPAQRLLHGFPPRSLDLSDGERRLGELGIHSGDTLIVEEDTSKPEPGSPVVAKKAMSHPVREAVPVLARRVVPADNSCLFTSVSYVVEGGVYDPGCAPEMRNLIAQIVASDPESYCEAVLGKTNREYCDWIRREETWGGAIEVSILSKFYQCEICVVDTQTVRIDRFGEDAGYSKRVLLIYDGIHYDPLERRVPGSDVPPQTIFPSSDDVVLAQALELADEARRKRQFTDVNRFALRCMVCQKGLTGQLEAREHAKETGHANFGETGEQEHASSD
- the PFKFB2 gene encoding 6-phosphofructo-2-kinase/fructose-2,6-bisphosphatase 2 isoform X2, translated to MSAVPRGCPGAPRGRAGEKQCSWASYMTNSPTLIVMIGLPARGKTYMSKKLTRYLNWIGVPTKVFNLGVYRREAVKSYKSYDFFRHDNKEAMEIRKRCALVALEDVKSYLLEECGQIAVFDATNTTRERRDLILNFAKENSFKVFFVESVCDDPEVIAANILEVKVSSPDYPERHRENVMDDFLKRIECYKVTYQPLDPDANDKDLSFIKVINVGQRFLVNRVQDYIQSKIVYYLMNIHVQPRTIYLCRHGESEYNLVGRIGGDSGLSARGKQFSQALKKFIEEQEIVDLKVWTSQLKRTIQTAESLGVLYEQWKILNEIDAGVCEEMTYAEIEAKYPEEFAMRDQEKYLYRYPGGESYQDLVQRLEPVIMELERQGNVLVISHQAVMRCLLAYFLDKSADELPYLRCPLHTILKLTPVAYGCKVETITLNVEAVNTHRDKPSLNSKMATLAV